One stretch of Streptomyces sp. A2-16 DNA includes these proteins:
- a CDS encoding ABC transporter substrate-binding protein, which yields MRTRFYGALLTAAVLLTSPACTASHDAPSPESKAGRGGTRTVRPVAGCGANSWTDPADLSPTRTPARCRPGTPAPAPLPEPRRITIATGTLSAEYVAPLQVALDKGEFKKEGLDVTLKVLPTPDSLPLLAKGDIDALWAAPEAAVMNGVRGGFDIRWVAANFSPDPQSKSGLWVRLKDGETGDRVTMAGRRMGTMIGKGSVIAYPMEKALGRHGGGLDEIRYQQLGSADVLTALQNGGVDSAWLLDPVWRRVDGRPGYAFLGGQPLGEPLGGMLYGPGLLGEDADAGVALLRAYIRTVNTYFAADYKSDAAFVTYLAKLLRTDEAILRSTPSLRMDWEIRSGTTDRLQAAYRAQGVAEGEPLPESRTVDRALYAEAVGHRP from the coding sequence GTGAGAACACGGTTCTACGGCGCCCTCCTGACCGCAGCCGTCCTGCTGACGTCACCGGCCTGCACGGCGTCACACGATGCGCCGAGCCCGGAGTCGAAGGCGGGCCGGGGCGGGACGCGGACCGTCCGCCCGGTGGCGGGCTGCGGCGCGAACTCCTGGACGGACCCCGCCGACCTCTCCCCGACCCGCACCCCGGCCCGCTGCCGGCCCGGAACCCCCGCCCCCGCCCCGCTTCCCGAGCCCCGCAGGATCACGATCGCGACGGGCACACTGAGCGCGGAGTACGTGGCACCGCTCCAAGTGGCACTGGACAAGGGCGAGTTCAAGAAGGAGGGGCTGGACGTCACCCTGAAGGTGCTGCCGACCCCCGACTCGCTCCCCCTCCTCGCCAAGGGCGACATCGACGCGCTGTGGGCGGCCCCCGAGGCGGCGGTCATGAACGGCGTCCGGGGCGGCTTCGACATCCGCTGGGTCGCCGCGAACTTCTCGCCCGACCCGCAGTCGAAGAGCGGCCTGTGGGTTCGGCTGAAGGACGGCGAGACGGGCGACCGGGTGACGATGGCCGGCCGCAGGATGGGCACGATGATCGGCAAGGGCTCGGTGATCGCGTACCCCATGGAGAAGGCCCTCGGCCGGCACGGCGGCGGCCTCGACGAGATCCGGTACCAGCAGCTCGGCTCGGCCGACGTCCTCACGGCCCTCCAGAACGGCGGGGTCGACTCGGCCTGGCTCCTGGACCCGGTCTGGCGCAGGGTCGACGGCAGGCCCGGCTACGCCTTCCTCGGCGGGCAGCCGCTCGGCGAGCCCCTGGGCGGGATGCTATACGGCCCGGGACTGCTGGGCGAGGACGCGGACGCGGGAGTCGCCCTGCTGCGCGCCTACATCCGCACGGTGAACACGTACTTCGCGGCCGACTACAAGTCGGATGCGGCCTTCGTCACCTACCTGGCGAAACTCCTGAGGACCGACGAGGCGATCCTCCGGTCCACTCCGTCCCTGCGCATGGACTGGGAGATCAGGTCGGGCACCACCGACCGTCTGCAGGCGGCGTACCGGGCGCAGGGCGTGGCGGAGGGCGAGCCGCTGCCGGAGTCGAGGACGGTGGACCGCGCCCTCTACGCGGAAGCGGTGGGCCACCGACCGTGA
- a CDS encoding ABC transporter permease — translation MTTVAPEKVSVLVRRPGPEELHPVRTHRRRRALELTLATAVPLLLVLLWQLAAGQAWLDDRVYPAPSTILADGWDRAAAGDLWPDVWATTQRVLAGYAIGTATGYALGLLMGSLSLVRAALEPLLDALYVVPKLALLPVFLNMFGLGEGPQIALVAATVFFFVWIQTMSAVVSIPSGHRDAGQVFGASPWQMFRHVLLPASLPSVLVGARIAAGVAVLVIVASEQIAATNGLGHLIFDSRALFQNDVMFVGIVCVAVLGVLFSELVRVVGRLLTPWAPRDRGRGQS, via the coding sequence ATGACGACCGTGGCTCCCGAGAAGGTCTCCGTCCTCGTGCGCCGCCCGGGCCCGGAAGAGCTGCACCCGGTACGCACCCACCGCCGCAGACGAGCCCTGGAACTGACCCTGGCGACAGCGGTCCCCCTGCTCTTGGTCCTCCTGTGGCAACTGGCCGCCGGCCAGGCCTGGCTGGACGACCGCGTCTACCCCGCCCCCTCCACGATCCTGGCCGACGGCTGGGACCGCGCGGCGGCCGGCGACCTGTGGCCGGACGTGTGGGCGACCACGCAACGCGTCCTGGCGGGCTACGCGATCGGCACGGCGACGGGCTACGCCCTGGGCCTCCTGATGGGCTCGCTGTCCCTGGTGAGGGCAGCCCTCGAACCGCTGCTGGACGCCCTGTACGTCGTCCCGAAACTGGCCCTGCTCCCCGTCTTCCTGAACATGTTCGGCCTGGGCGAGGGCCCGCAGATCGCCCTGGTGGCGGCGACGGTCTTCTTCTTCGTGTGGATCCAGACGATGTCGGCGGTGGTCTCCATCCCCTCCGGCCACCGCGACGCGGGCCAGGTCTTCGGCGCCTCCCCGTGGCAGATGTTCCGCCACGTCCTCCTCCCGGCCTCCCTCCCCTCGGTCCTGGTCGGCGCCAGGATCGCGGCGGGCGTGGCGGTCCTGGTGATCGTCGCCTCGGAACAGATCGCCGCGACGAACGGCCTGGGCCACCTGATCTTCGACTCACGCGCGCTGTTCCAGAACGACGTGATGTTCGTCGGCATCGTCTGCGTGGCCGTCCTGGGAGTCCTCTTCTCCGAACTGGTCCGCGTCGTGGGCCGCTTGCTCACCCCATGGGCACCCCGGGACCGCGGAAGGGGCCAGTCGTGA
- a CDS encoding ABC transporter ATP-binding protein, which produces MGDPHPKLHATALTRTFGRPPRPVHALGPLDLSVAPGEFVCLVGPSGCGKSTLLRIAAGLLRPSTGTLEIRTHAQRPAAMIFQDYGIYDWKSVRANVRFGLDIQRVPRREANARADEWLARTGLTDFADAYPATLSGGMRQRVAIARALAVEPELLLMDEPFAALDAQLRTILQDELLEITQSLRTTTLFITHSLEEAIVLGDRVLVMSARPGRLIAEHRPPFPRPRTGDIRSTPEFTSLRSALWDLLRKEAIPA; this is translated from the coding sequence GTGGGAGATCCGCACCCCAAACTCCACGCCACCGCGCTGACCCGCACCTTCGGCCGCCCGCCACGCCCCGTGCACGCCCTCGGACCGCTCGACCTCAGCGTCGCCCCCGGCGAGTTCGTCTGCCTGGTGGGCCCCTCCGGCTGCGGCAAGTCGACACTGCTGCGCATCGCAGCGGGCCTGCTCCGCCCGAGTACCGGCACCCTGGAGATCCGTACACACGCGCAGCGCCCCGCCGCCATGATCTTCCAGGACTACGGCATCTACGACTGGAAGTCCGTCCGCGCCAACGTCCGCTTCGGCCTGGACATCCAGCGCGTCCCGCGCCGCGAGGCGAACGCGCGGGCCGACGAGTGGCTGGCCCGGACGGGCCTCACGGACTTCGCCGACGCCTACCCGGCGACCCTCTCCGGCGGAATGCGCCAGCGCGTGGCGATCGCGCGCGCCCTCGCCGTGGAACCCGAACTCCTGCTGATGGACGAGCCGTTCGCCGCCCTCGACGCCCAGTTGCGCACGATCCTCCAGGACGAGCTGCTGGAGATCACGCAGAGCCTGCGCACCACCACCCTGTTCATCACCCACAGCCTGGAGGAGGCGATCGTCCTCGGCGACCGCGTCCTGGTGATGTCCGCCCGCCCGGGCCGCCTGATCGCCGAGCACCGCCCGCCGTTCCCCCGCCCGCGCACGGGCGACATCCGCTCGACGCCCGAGTTCACGTCCCTGAGGAGCGCACTGTGGGACCTGCTGCGCAAGGAGGCGATACCGGCATGA
- a CDS encoding Fur family transcriptional regulator — translation MSDLLERLRGRGWRMTAQRRVVAEVLDGEHVHLTADEVHARAVAKLPEISRATVYNTLGELVSLGEVLEVATDKRAKRYDPNAHRPHHHLVCARCGAIRDVHPTGNPMADLPDSERFGFTVSDVEVTYRGVCPTCAAA, via the coding sequence ATGAGCGACCTTTTGGAACGACTGCGCGGCCGCGGATGGCGGATGACCGCGCAGCGGCGCGTCGTGGCCGAGGTCCTCGACGGCGAACACGTCCACCTGACGGCCGACGAGGTCCACGCACGCGCCGTGGCCAAGCTGCCCGAGATCTCCCGGGCGACCGTCTACAACACGCTGGGCGAGCTGGTCTCCCTCGGCGAGGTGCTCGAGGTCGCCACCGACAAGCGCGCCAAGCGGTACGACCCGAACGCCCACCGGCCGCACCACCACCTGGTCTGCGCCCGGTGCGGCGCCATCCGGGACGTGCACCCCACGGGCAACCCGATGGCCGACCTGCCCGACTCGGAGCGTTTCGGCTTCACCGTCTCGGACGTCGAGGTGACGTACCGGGGCGTCTGCCCGACCTGCGCGGCGGCGTAA
- a CDS encoding CBS domain-containing protein, translating into MLVRDAMSTVVLTIGPAHTLRQAAALMSARRVGAAVVLDPDGTGIGILTERDILNSVGLGQSPDAEYAHAHTTTDVVFATPTWTLEEAAQAMAHGGFRHLIVLDRGEPTGIVSVRDIIRCWAPARQRVPARS; encoded by the coding sequence ATGCTCGTCCGCGACGCAATGAGCACGGTGGTCCTCACCATCGGCCCCGCCCACACTCTCCGCCAGGCCGCCGCACTGATGTCCGCCCGCCGGGTGGGCGCGGCCGTGGTCCTCGATCCCGACGGCACCGGCATCGGCATTCTGACCGAGCGCGACATCCTCAACTCCGTGGGGCTGGGACAGAGCCCGGACGCGGAGTACGCCCACGCCCACACCACCACCGACGTCGTCTTCGCCACTCCGACCTGGACCCTGGAGGAGGCCGCGCAGGCGATGGCCCACGGCGGCTTCCGGCACCTGATCGTGCTGGACCGCGGCGAGCCCACGGGCATCGTCTCGGTCCGCGACATCATCCGCTGCTGGGCGCCCGCACGACAGCGCGTACCGGCCCGCTCCTGA